In one window of Cololabis saira isolate AMF1-May2022 chromosome 23, fColSai1.1, whole genome shotgun sequence DNA:
- the tbc1d30 gene encoding TBC1 domain family member 30 isoform X3, with product MRQERLPAAGRRPRAAAKQRQRGSGGVGNIISNVLKKRNGISRSAPRLLCTLEPGVDTRLKFTIEPSLGKNGFQQWYDALKAVARLPTGIPKEWRKRVWLTLADQYLHSISIDWEKTLRFAFNERSNPDDDSLGIQIVKDLHRTGCSSYCGQEGEQDRVVLKRVLLAYARWNKSVGYCQGFNVLAALILEVTEGNESDALKVMIYLIDKVLPDSYFANNLRALSVDMAVFRDLLRIKLPRLSQHLYHLQKAANREAGGSYEPPLTNVFTMQWFLTMFATCLPAPTVLKIWDSVFFEGSEVLFRVALAIWERLGERIEYCQTADEFYSTMGCLTQEMLEHHLMDPAELMQEVYSMAVFPFPQLAELREKYTYNITPFPTSVKSNGSGGLGNWESDDDADMDDEDSVVTALGCLGPLGGLLAPELQRYQKHLKDQRGEQGNIAELSPGAVGAGVGGGGGGAAKAEHQAAINSMMMERMSTDICALKQQYARIKRRQQQQAMQLYINTGPGPEVATREGVLQEVSNTPHSNSSDHHTDDKCPATRVLASQLEPSGSVINHLLLGRKPRGGSRNCRPLSPSTSTLSGSRPNSLCHSPGSPFRERCGSQLSNSTGSPVSSRGGAGSPWRAHVRQHRRNIARAREQLGFGDSEEKEEEGDEGDSVRMEDEKRRNRDKGADDEQKDWHDDSMPTSPDASGASSACEEVQQGSDTAQEAKVEEVVVQLDSLDLEDESDLTAHNSDSHSKQPESQCATPVPLLPPPPSSNRHKESNSSCSESLTGSNRHFPPIALPPPHHSSHSTIPSSTPPPPSPPSSPLSTSASLGPLTSTPTPNSTSCLPSSLSANGLSSFSLPATSTLYKTPSPSTPSLCSISSSRSNISSSPSTPAFSTTSSVPKQQIFSPFPSVKQPRKSAAARNLGLYGPTSRTPTVHFPQLSRNLNRSSVAGTTGRR from the exons ATGAGGCAGGAGCGGCTCCCCGCCGCCGGGAGGAGGCCGAGGGCGGCCGCCAAGCAGCGGCAGCGCGGGTCGGGAGGGGTCGGCAACATCATCAGCAACGTGCTGAAGAAGCGCAACGGCATCTCCAGGAGCGCTCCGAGGCTGCTCTGCACCCTAGAGCCAG GAGTTGATACAAGGCTGAAGTTTACCATCGAGCCCTCACTAGGAAAGAATGGCTTCcagcag TGGTATGATGCTCTCAAGGCTGTGGCAAGACTTCCGACTGGCATACCAAAGGAATGGAGGAAAAGG GTTTGGCTGACACTCGCAGATCAGTACCTGCACAGCATCTCTATCGACTGGGAGAAGACTCTGCGTTTCGCCTTTAATGAGCGCAGTAACCCAGACGATGACTCCCTCGGCATCCAGATCGTCAAG GATCTGCACCGGACGGGCTGCAGTTCTTATTGTGGTCAGGAGGGGGAGCAGGACAGGGTGGTTCTGAAGAGGGTGCTGCTGGCTTATGCCCGCTGGAACAAAAGTGTGGGCTACTGCCAAGGGTTCAACGTCCTGGCTGCTCTTATACTGGAGGTCACAGAGGGCAACGAGAGCGACGCACTTAAG GTGATGATCTACCTGATTGACAAAGTGCTGCCCGACAGTTATTTTGCCAACAACCTGCGTGCATTATCAG TGGACATGGCGGTGTTCAGGGATCTGTTACGCATTAAGTTGCCCAGATTGTCTCAGCACCTCTATCACCTGCAGAAAGCAGCCAACCGGGAAGCTGGAG GCAGCTATGAGCCTCCGCTGACCAACGTTTTCACTATGCAGTGGTTTTTGACCATGTTTGCTACCTGCTTGCCGGCACCCACTGTTCTGAAGATCTGGGACTCAGTTTTCTTTGAAGGCTCAGAAGTTCTGTTCCGGGTCGCTCTAGCCATCTGGGAGAGACTGGGAGA GAGGATTGAATACTGCCAGACAGCGGATGAGTTTTACAGCACAATGGGCTGTCTCACTCAGGAGATGCTGGAGCACCACCTCATGGATCCTGCTGAACTCATGCAG GAGGTTTACTCCATGGCGGTGTTTCCCTTCCCCCAGCTGGCTGAGCTGAGAGAAAAATACACCTACAACATCACTCCGTTCCCTACCTCAGTGAAATCCAATGGAAG CGGTGGGCTGGGGAACTGGGAGAGCGACGACGACGCCGACATGGATGACGAAGATTCTGTGGTGACGGCGCTCGGCTGTCTGGGGCCTCTCGGCGGCCTACTGGCCCCTGAGCTGCAAAGATACCAGAAACATCTCAAAG accagagaggCGAGCAGGGGAACATCGCAGAGCTGAGCCCAGGAGCCGTAGGAGCTggagtgggaggaggaggaggaggagctgcgAAGGCAGAGCATCAGGCAGCCATCAACAGCATGATGATGGAGAGAATGAGCACGGACATCTGTGCACTGAAGCAGCAATATGCACGCATCAAGAGGCGGCAGCAGCAACAGGCTATGCAACTCTACATAAACACAG gacctggacctgaagtggcCACACGAGAAGGTGTTCTTCAGGAGGTTTCCAACACACCACACAGCAACAGTAGTGACCACCACACTGACG ATAAGTGTCCTGCCACACGTGTCTTGGCCTCCCAACTCGAACCTTCCGGTTCAGTGATCAACCACCTCCTTCTGGGTAGGAAACCACGCGGCGGTTCCCGAAATTGCAGGCCATTGTCTCCTAGCACCTCTACGCTATCAGGATCCCGTCCTAATTCTCTATGCCACAGTCCGGGATCCCCATTCAGGGAGCGTTGTGGCTCACAGCTTTCCAACAGCACTGGATCCCCCGTGAGCTCCAGGGGAGGAGCAGGATCGCCTTGGCGTGCTCATGTCCGGCAACATCGGAGGAATATCGCCAGGGCTCGAGAACAGCTGGGTTTTGGAGATTcagaggaaaaggaggaagagggggaTGAAGGCGACTCTGTTAGGATGGAGGATGAGAAGCGGAGGAATAGAGATAAGGGAGCAGATGATGAGCAGAAAGATTGGCATGACGACTCTATGCCAACTTCTCCTGATGCCTCCGGTGCAAGTTCAGCATGTGAAGAAGTCCAGCAAGGTTCAGATACCGCACAAGAGGCAAAGGTGGAAGAAGTGGTAGTGCAGCTGGACTCCCTTGATCTGGAAGATGAATCAGACCTGACTGCCCACAACTCTGATTCACATTCCAAACAACCAGAGTCTCAATGTGCAACCCCAGTCCCTCTTctccctccacctccatccTCAAACAGACACAAAGAGTCCAACTCCTCGTGTTCAGAAAGCCTCACTGGTTCTAACAGACACTTTCCTCCCATTGCTTTACCTCCTCCTCACCACTCCTCTCACTCCACCATCCCTTCTTCTACACCACCCCCTCCAAGTCCACCGTCTTCTCCACTTTCTACATCTGCCTCTCTTGGTCCACTGACCTCCACCCCAACACCAAACTCCACATCCTGCCTCCCATCTTCTCTCTCAGCCAACGGCTTGTCTTCTTTCTCTCTTCCAGCCACCTCCACCCTATACAAAACCCCCTCCCCCTCCACCCCCTCGCTCTGCTCCATATCATCCTCTAGATCTAATATCTCCTCTTCCCCATCAACCCCAGCCTTCTCAACAACCTCCTCCGTTCCTAAACAGCAAATCTTCTCCCCGTTCCCGTCCGTGAAGCAGCCCAGGAAGTCGGCCGCAGCCAGGAACCTCGGCCTTTACGGACCCACGTCCAGAACACCCACAGTACACTTCCCTCAGCTCAGCCGCAACCTAAACCGCAGCAGTGTGGCCGGGACGACAGGCAGGCGATGA
- the tbc1d30 gene encoding TBC1 domain family member 30 isoform X5 — MRQERLPAAGRRPRAAAKQRQRGSGGVGNIISNVLKKRNGISRSAPRLLCTLEPGVDTRLKFTIEPSLGKNGFQQWYDALKAVARLPTGIPKEWRKRVWLTLADQYLHSISIDWEKTLRFAFNERSNPDDDSLGIQIVKDLHRTGCSSYCGQEGEQDRVVLKRVLLAYARWNKSVGYCQGFNVLAALILEVTEGNESDALKVMIYLIDKVLPDSYFANNLRALSVDMAVFRDLLRIKLPRLSQHLYHLQKAANREAGGSYEPPLTNVFTMQWFLTMFATCLPAPTVLKIWDSVFFEGSEVLFRVALAIWERLGERIEYCQTADEFYSTMGCLTQEMLEHHLMDPAELMQEVYSMAVFPFPQLAELREKYTYNITPFPTSVKSNGSGGLGNWESDDDADMDDEDSVVTALGCLGPLGGLLAPELQRYQKHLKDQRGEQGNIAELSPGAVGAGVGGGGGGAAKAEHQAAINSMMMERMSTDICALKQQYARIKRRQQQQAMQLYINTDKCPATRVLASQLEPSGSVINHLLLGRKPRGGSRNCRPLSPSTSTLSGSRPNSLCHSPGSPFRERCGSQLSNSTGSPVSSRGGAGSPWRAHVRQHRRNIARAREQLGFGDSEEKEEEGDEGDSVRMEDEKRRNRDKGADDEQKDWHDDSMPTSPDASGASSACEEVQQGSDTAQEAKVEEVVVQLDSLDLEDESDLTAHNSDSHSKQPESQCATPVPLLPPPPSSNRHKESNSSCSESLTGSNRHFPPIALPPPHHSSHSTIPSSTPPPPSPPSSPLSTSASLGPLTSTPTPNSTSCLPSSLSANGLSSFSLPATSTLYKTPSPSTPSLCSISSSRSNISSSPSTPAFSTTSSVPKQQIFSPFPSVKQPRKSAAARNLGLYGPTSRTPTVHFPQLSRNLNRSSVAGTTGRR, encoded by the exons ATGAGGCAGGAGCGGCTCCCCGCCGCCGGGAGGAGGCCGAGGGCGGCCGCCAAGCAGCGGCAGCGCGGGTCGGGAGGGGTCGGCAACATCATCAGCAACGTGCTGAAGAAGCGCAACGGCATCTCCAGGAGCGCTCCGAGGCTGCTCTGCACCCTAGAGCCAG GAGTTGATACAAGGCTGAAGTTTACCATCGAGCCCTCACTAGGAAAGAATGGCTTCcagcag TGGTATGATGCTCTCAAGGCTGTGGCAAGACTTCCGACTGGCATACCAAAGGAATGGAGGAAAAGG GTTTGGCTGACACTCGCAGATCAGTACCTGCACAGCATCTCTATCGACTGGGAGAAGACTCTGCGTTTCGCCTTTAATGAGCGCAGTAACCCAGACGATGACTCCCTCGGCATCCAGATCGTCAAG GATCTGCACCGGACGGGCTGCAGTTCTTATTGTGGTCAGGAGGGGGAGCAGGACAGGGTGGTTCTGAAGAGGGTGCTGCTGGCTTATGCCCGCTGGAACAAAAGTGTGGGCTACTGCCAAGGGTTCAACGTCCTGGCTGCTCTTATACTGGAGGTCACAGAGGGCAACGAGAGCGACGCACTTAAG GTGATGATCTACCTGATTGACAAAGTGCTGCCCGACAGTTATTTTGCCAACAACCTGCGTGCATTATCAG TGGACATGGCGGTGTTCAGGGATCTGTTACGCATTAAGTTGCCCAGATTGTCTCAGCACCTCTATCACCTGCAGAAAGCAGCCAACCGGGAAGCTGGAG GCAGCTATGAGCCTCCGCTGACCAACGTTTTCACTATGCAGTGGTTTTTGACCATGTTTGCTACCTGCTTGCCGGCACCCACTGTTCTGAAGATCTGGGACTCAGTTTTCTTTGAAGGCTCAGAAGTTCTGTTCCGGGTCGCTCTAGCCATCTGGGAGAGACTGGGAGA GAGGATTGAATACTGCCAGACAGCGGATGAGTTTTACAGCACAATGGGCTGTCTCACTCAGGAGATGCTGGAGCACCACCTCATGGATCCTGCTGAACTCATGCAG GAGGTTTACTCCATGGCGGTGTTTCCCTTCCCCCAGCTGGCTGAGCTGAGAGAAAAATACACCTACAACATCACTCCGTTCCCTACCTCAGTGAAATCCAATGGAAG CGGTGGGCTGGGGAACTGGGAGAGCGACGACGACGCCGACATGGATGACGAAGATTCTGTGGTGACGGCGCTCGGCTGTCTGGGGCCTCTCGGCGGCCTACTGGCCCCTGAGCTGCAAAGATACCAGAAACATCTCAAAG accagagaggCGAGCAGGGGAACATCGCAGAGCTGAGCCCAGGAGCCGTAGGAGCTggagtgggaggaggaggaggaggagctgcgAAGGCAGAGCATCAGGCAGCCATCAACAGCATGATGATGGAGAGAATGAGCACGGACATCTGTGCACTGAAGCAGCAATATGCACGCATCAAGAGGCGGCAGCAGCAACAGGCTATGCAACTCTACATAAACACAG ATAAGTGTCCTGCCACACGTGTCTTGGCCTCCCAACTCGAACCTTCCGGTTCAGTGATCAACCACCTCCTTCTGGGTAGGAAACCACGCGGCGGTTCCCGAAATTGCAGGCCATTGTCTCCTAGCACCTCTACGCTATCAGGATCCCGTCCTAATTCTCTATGCCACAGTCCGGGATCCCCATTCAGGGAGCGTTGTGGCTCACAGCTTTCCAACAGCACTGGATCCCCCGTGAGCTCCAGGGGAGGAGCAGGATCGCCTTGGCGTGCTCATGTCCGGCAACATCGGAGGAATATCGCCAGGGCTCGAGAACAGCTGGGTTTTGGAGATTcagaggaaaaggaggaagagggggaTGAAGGCGACTCTGTTAGGATGGAGGATGAGAAGCGGAGGAATAGAGATAAGGGAGCAGATGATGAGCAGAAAGATTGGCATGACGACTCTATGCCAACTTCTCCTGATGCCTCCGGTGCAAGTTCAGCATGTGAAGAAGTCCAGCAAGGTTCAGATACCGCACAAGAGGCAAAGGTGGAAGAAGTGGTAGTGCAGCTGGACTCCCTTGATCTGGAAGATGAATCAGACCTGACTGCCCACAACTCTGATTCACATTCCAAACAACCAGAGTCTCAATGTGCAACCCCAGTCCCTCTTctccctccacctccatccTCAAACAGACACAAAGAGTCCAACTCCTCGTGTTCAGAAAGCCTCACTGGTTCTAACAGACACTTTCCTCCCATTGCTTTACCTCCTCCTCACCACTCCTCTCACTCCACCATCCCTTCTTCTACACCACCCCCTCCAAGTCCACCGTCTTCTCCACTTTCTACATCTGCCTCTCTTGGTCCACTGACCTCCACCCCAACACCAAACTCCACATCCTGCCTCCCATCTTCTCTCTCAGCCAACGGCTTGTCTTCTTTCTCTCTTCCAGCCACCTCCACCCTATACAAAACCCCCTCCCCCTCCACCCCCTCGCTCTGCTCCATATCATCCTCTAGATCTAATATCTCCTCTTCCCCATCAACCCCAGCCTTCTCAACAACCTCCTCCGTTCCTAAACAGCAAATCTTCTCCCCGTTCCCGTCCGTGAAGCAGCCCAGGAAGTCGGCCGCAGCCAGGAACCTCGGCCTTTACGGACCCACGTCCAGAACACCCACAGTACACTTCCCTCAGCTCAGCCGCAACCTAAACCGCAGCAGTGTGGCCGGGACGACAGGCAGGCGATGA
- the tbc1d30 gene encoding TBC1 domain family member 30 isoform X4, protein MAHGETTESDRAGVDTRLKFTIEPSLGKNGFQQWYDALKAVARLPTGIPKEWRKRVWLTLADQYLHSISIDWEKTLRFAFNERSNPDDDSLGIQIVKDLHRTGCSSYCGQEGEQDRVVLKRVLLAYARWNKSVGYCQGFNVLAALILEVTEGNESDALKVMIYLIDKVLPDSYFANNLRALSVDMAVFRDLLRIKLPRLSQHLYHLQKAANREAGGSYEPPLTNVFTMQWFLTMFATCLPAPTVLKIWDSVFFEGSEVLFRVALAIWERLGERIEYCQTADEFYSTMGCLTQEMLEHHLMDPAELMQEVYSMAVFPFPQLAELREKYTYNITPFPTSVKSNGSGGLGNWESDDDADMDDEDSVVTALGCLGPLGGLLAPELQRYQKHLKDQRGEQGNIAELSPGAVGAGVGGGGGGAAKAEHQAAINSMMMERMSTDICALKQQYARIKRRQQQQAMQLYINTGPGPEVATREGVLQEVSNTPHSNSSDHHTDDKCPATRVLASQLEPSGSVINHLLLGRKPRGGSRNCRPLSPSTSTLSGSRPNSLCHSPGSPFRERCGSQLSNSTGSPVSSRGGAGSPWRAHVRQHRRNIARAREQLGFGDSEEKEEEGDEGDSVRMEDEKRRNRDKGADDEQKDWHDDSMPTSPDASGASSACEEVQQGSDTAQEAKVEEVVVQLDSLDLEDESDLTAHNSDSHSKQPESQCATPVPLLPPPPSSNRHKESNSSCSESLTGSNRHFPPIALPPPHHSSHSTIPSSTPPPPSPPSSPLSTSASLGPLTSTPTPNSTSCLPSSLSANGLSSFSLPATSTLYKTPSPSTPSLCSISSSRSNISSSPSTPAFSTTSSVPKQQIFSPFPSVKQPRKSAAARNLGLYGPTSRTPTVHFPQLSRNLNRSSVAGTTGRR, encoded by the exons ATGGCGCATGGAGAAACCACAGAATCGGACCGTGCAG GAGTTGATACAAGGCTGAAGTTTACCATCGAGCCCTCACTAGGAAAGAATGGCTTCcagcag TGGTATGATGCTCTCAAGGCTGTGGCAAGACTTCCGACTGGCATACCAAAGGAATGGAGGAAAAGG GTTTGGCTGACACTCGCAGATCAGTACCTGCACAGCATCTCTATCGACTGGGAGAAGACTCTGCGTTTCGCCTTTAATGAGCGCAGTAACCCAGACGATGACTCCCTCGGCATCCAGATCGTCAAG GATCTGCACCGGACGGGCTGCAGTTCTTATTGTGGTCAGGAGGGGGAGCAGGACAGGGTGGTTCTGAAGAGGGTGCTGCTGGCTTATGCCCGCTGGAACAAAAGTGTGGGCTACTGCCAAGGGTTCAACGTCCTGGCTGCTCTTATACTGGAGGTCACAGAGGGCAACGAGAGCGACGCACTTAAG GTGATGATCTACCTGATTGACAAAGTGCTGCCCGACAGTTATTTTGCCAACAACCTGCGTGCATTATCAG TGGACATGGCGGTGTTCAGGGATCTGTTACGCATTAAGTTGCCCAGATTGTCTCAGCACCTCTATCACCTGCAGAAAGCAGCCAACCGGGAAGCTGGAG GCAGCTATGAGCCTCCGCTGACCAACGTTTTCACTATGCAGTGGTTTTTGACCATGTTTGCTACCTGCTTGCCGGCACCCACTGTTCTGAAGATCTGGGACTCAGTTTTCTTTGAAGGCTCAGAAGTTCTGTTCCGGGTCGCTCTAGCCATCTGGGAGAGACTGGGAGA GAGGATTGAATACTGCCAGACAGCGGATGAGTTTTACAGCACAATGGGCTGTCTCACTCAGGAGATGCTGGAGCACCACCTCATGGATCCTGCTGAACTCATGCAG GAGGTTTACTCCATGGCGGTGTTTCCCTTCCCCCAGCTGGCTGAGCTGAGAGAAAAATACACCTACAACATCACTCCGTTCCCTACCTCAGTGAAATCCAATGGAAG CGGTGGGCTGGGGAACTGGGAGAGCGACGACGACGCCGACATGGATGACGAAGATTCTGTGGTGACGGCGCTCGGCTGTCTGGGGCCTCTCGGCGGCCTACTGGCCCCTGAGCTGCAAAGATACCAGAAACATCTCAAAG accagagaggCGAGCAGGGGAACATCGCAGAGCTGAGCCCAGGAGCCGTAGGAGCTggagtgggaggaggaggaggaggagctgcgAAGGCAGAGCATCAGGCAGCCATCAACAGCATGATGATGGAGAGAATGAGCACGGACATCTGTGCACTGAAGCAGCAATATGCACGCATCAAGAGGCGGCAGCAGCAACAGGCTATGCAACTCTACATAAACACAG gacctggacctgaagtggcCACACGAGAAGGTGTTCTTCAGGAGGTTTCCAACACACCACACAGCAACAGTAGTGACCACCACACTGACG ATAAGTGTCCTGCCACACGTGTCTTGGCCTCCCAACTCGAACCTTCCGGTTCAGTGATCAACCACCTCCTTCTGGGTAGGAAACCACGCGGCGGTTCCCGAAATTGCAGGCCATTGTCTCCTAGCACCTCTACGCTATCAGGATCCCGTCCTAATTCTCTATGCCACAGTCCGGGATCCCCATTCAGGGAGCGTTGTGGCTCACAGCTTTCCAACAGCACTGGATCCCCCGTGAGCTCCAGGGGAGGAGCAGGATCGCCTTGGCGTGCTCATGTCCGGCAACATCGGAGGAATATCGCCAGGGCTCGAGAACAGCTGGGTTTTGGAGATTcagaggaaaaggaggaagagggggaTGAAGGCGACTCTGTTAGGATGGAGGATGAGAAGCGGAGGAATAGAGATAAGGGAGCAGATGATGAGCAGAAAGATTGGCATGACGACTCTATGCCAACTTCTCCTGATGCCTCCGGTGCAAGTTCAGCATGTGAAGAAGTCCAGCAAGGTTCAGATACCGCACAAGAGGCAAAGGTGGAAGAAGTGGTAGTGCAGCTGGACTCCCTTGATCTGGAAGATGAATCAGACCTGACTGCCCACAACTCTGATTCACATTCCAAACAACCAGAGTCTCAATGTGCAACCCCAGTCCCTCTTctccctccacctccatccTCAAACAGACACAAAGAGTCCAACTCCTCGTGTTCAGAAAGCCTCACTGGTTCTAACAGACACTTTCCTCCCATTGCTTTACCTCCTCCTCACCACTCCTCTCACTCCACCATCCCTTCTTCTACACCACCCCCTCCAAGTCCACCGTCTTCTCCACTTTCTACATCTGCCTCTCTTGGTCCACTGACCTCCACCCCAACACCAAACTCCACATCCTGCCTCCCATCTTCTCTCTCAGCCAACGGCTTGTCTTCTTTCTCTCTTCCAGCCACCTCCACCCTATACAAAACCCCCTCCCCCTCCACCCCCTCGCTCTGCTCCATATCATCCTCTAGATCTAATATCTCCTCTTCCCCATCAACCCCAGCCTTCTCAACAACCTCCTCCGTTCCTAAACAGCAAATCTTCTCCCCGTTCCCGTCCGTGAAGCAGCCCAGGAAGTCGGCCGCAGCCAGGAACCTCGGCCTTTACGGACCCACGTCCAGAACACCCACAGTACACTTCCCTCAGCTCAGCCGCAACCTAAACCGCAGCAGTGTGGCCGGGACGACAGGCAGGCGATGA